The Natronosporangium hydrolyticum nucleotide sequence GACATCACCCCGGCCGCCGCCGCCCATTTGGAGTTGATCCCGGGCAGCCGGGTGTGGGCGGCGCTCAAGGCCACCGAAACCCACGCCTACCCTGCCGGCGGCTGACCTGCGCAACCGCCCCCACCATGATCAGCACACCGGACCAGCAGGCGGGCAAGGTCCGGGCCTGTGGCCGCAAGGTCGGCGGGGCGCCGCCAGGCAACTGCGGTGATCTCCTCGGACTGCAACAGACCTACGTCGCCAAAGGTGTGGAACCGGAACCGAAAGTCGATGTGCTGGTGCCCCGGCTCGCCCTTCGCCTGGCTGCTGGGTATGAAGTGGATATCGATGTCGACCGGGACATCCGAGATAAGGCAAACGCTGTTCGGGTCGATGCCGGTCTCTTCGACGAGTTCGCGTAGGGCAGCGGCGGAGAGACTACCGTCAGCCGCTTCGAGGTGGCCCCCAGGCAGGAGCCAGCGGGACAGCGCGAGGTGGTGGACCTGCAGGATGCGCCCGATCGGGTCGGTGAGGACGGCACCGGCGGTGGCATGGCCGCGGAACTCGACGCGCGAGGTGAGGTCAGCCCCGGAGTCAAGCAACTGACGGAGCGGTTCCAGCCGGGCCTCGTCCGCCGGGTGCCGGTCGAGATAGGCGTCGAGGGTCGAGCGGACGTGGGCTTCGGTCACGGCCAAGGTGGCTCGTCCGGCACCAGATCGATGTGATCCACGTGCAGCATCGTAACCAACGCGCTGGCGCTGCCTTGCCGAATTATGGCCTCCCAGCAGGTTCGATCCGATGGGCGGTGTCGTAGGCGTAGGCGGCCGACGCCGCCGCCCGGCTCGACGTCCCGCATTACCCGATCGGCCTGCACGAGTACCGGGTACGACTTCTAGCCACCAACGGGCTATTGCCATTCCAACCGCCGATGTTAGTCTCCATCGCCTCCGCCGTGCGCCATCGGGTTGTGGGGATGGGTTTGGCGGCACTGGCCGCTAAACCCATCCCCACAACCCTGGGGCCGGGATGCAACTCTCGTAGGAGGAGCGAGAAAGGAGTGGTCGATGATCCCGGCCCTACGTCCTGCCCGGGCCCTACGATGTGTCGTTCTGCTCGCGTCGGCCGCTGCGCTCGTCGCGTGCTCCGCTGACGAGATCACCGTGGTCGACGACGATCCGCGGCTCATCGTCCACGCCTTTGATTCGCACGACTTCCTGCGACCCGACCACTCGATCGGCGGCAGCCTTCGGTACAACGCCGACACGGGATGCATGTTCTTAATGGACCGAGGGGCGAAGCTCCTGATCTGGCCGGAGGGGACGACTCCGGTCCTGACAGACGGCGAGCGCGGGGTAGAGGTGCCGGACTATGGCATCGCCATGCAGCGCGACGACATCAGGCTGAGCTACTACTCGGTCCCCGAGGATTATTACGTCGACTTCGATGGATGGGAAGCAGCCGAGAGCTGTGTGCCGGGGAGCGGAGACGTGGTCTTCGTCAGCCAACTCCTCGACTAGTCAGGTGGCTGAACCAGCGAGACTCGCCGAATCAATGGCGCTCCGTCACCGCGTCACGACCCGCCCAGCTTAGTCAGCGTACCGCGGCCGGTGGGAACCCGCGACGGGCGCTACTGTGAGCGCCATGATCAAGGGCTTTCGCGATTTCATCGTGCGCGGCAACGTCGTCGACCTAGCGGTCGGGTTCGTGATGGGGGTGGCGTTCACCGCGGTCGTCACCCAGTTCACCGAATCGTTCCTGGAACCGCTGATCCGAGTGCTGTCCGGCGGGGAGGGCATCGGCGCCGGCGCGGTCGAGATCCGGGGGGTACCGTTCGACTGGGCGGCCTTCGTCAACGCGCTGATCGCCTTCATACTGACCGCCGCCACCCTCTACTTCCTGGTAGTGCTGCCGATGAACAAGCTCGCCGAGCGCCGGAAGCGCGGCGTCGAAGAGCCGGCGAGCCCGCCCAGCGACGAGGCAGCACTGCTGACCGAGATCCGCGACCTGCTCGCCGCCCAGGCCGCCCAGCCCGGCCGGGCGCCGGTCACTCCACCCGACCCACGCCGCCGCTGACCCGCCGCCCGGGCGTACTGGCAGCATGTCGGTGTGGATGTTCGCGGGATCTCTCACCACATCGACCACCTCTCGGAGGAGCGGGCCGCCGCGGACATGTGTGTGATCCGCGAGGAGCTGCACTGCACGGCGGTGATGCCCATCGGCTCCGATCTGGCGCGCCTGCGCGCGGCGTCGCAGGCCGCGCTGACGGCGGGCTTGGCGGTGTGGATACGGCCGCAGCGTGCGAACCGGCCGGTGCGGGAGCAGATGGCGCACCTGGCCGGGGTCGCCGCGATGGCCGAGGAGTTGCGCGTCGCCCACCCGGGCCGGGTGACCCTGCTCGTGGGTACCGAGTTTTCGCTGACCGCCCCGGGGTTGCTGCCGGGGCGCGGCGAGTTCGTTCGCATCCAGATCATCCGGCGGCCCCGGCTGCGTCGCCTCTTCGAGCGGCGCATGAACCGGCGGCTGGCGGCCCTGCTGGCGAGGGCGTGTGAGGTCGCCCGGGAGCACTTTTCCGGGCCGCTCACCTACGGTGCGGGTCCTTGGGAGGACATCGACTGGTCGAGGTTCGACGTGGCAGGGATCAACCTGTACCGGCAGGGTAGAGACACCGAGGGGTACGCGCGCCGGCTCCGGGAGCTGACGGCCCGGCTCGACCGGCCGCTGGTGATCACCGAGTTCGGCTGCGGTGCGTACCAGGGTGCGGAGGTAAGGGGGGCGGGGTCGTTCTTTGCGGTGAACTGGTTCGCCGACCCGCCTCGGCTGCGGAAGGGGATCGTGCGGGACGAGTCGGTGCAGGCCCGCTACCTTGTGGAGCTGCTACACCTGTACCAGGAGGTCGGCGTGCATGGGGCGTTCGTGTTCACGTTCACCATGCCGGACTTCCCGCACCACGAGGACCCGGCGTTCGACCTGGACGCGGCGGGTTTCGGGGTGGTGCGGCCTACCGCCGACCTCGCCTCGTGGGTGCCCAAGGAGGCCTTTCACGCGGTCGCAGACCAGTACGCGGCGGGCGAGGGCTGACCGTAGCCGGGTCCGGGCAGGCGGCCGATGAGGGGGTCGTCCTCAGGCCAGCTGGAGCGTGGTCAGGCAGGTGGGGTCTTCCGGGCCGGTGGCGATCTGTTCGGTGCCGGCCCGGCCATCGTGCTCGATCTCGATGGTGGCGTCGATGCCGCTGGGCAGCCAGAAACCGACGAACCCGTTGTCGTAGACCTCGGTGACCTCGTTTACCAGCACCTCGCCGGTGTCCAGGTCGGTGATGGTCACCGCGAGCTGCTCCCCGGCCAGCTCACCCAGGCAGGTGGTCAGGCTGTGGAAGTAGCAGTCGTGGGTGTGGTCGACGTATGGCGCGACCGACAGGTAGAACTCATCGGTGGGCAGCGCCACCACCGCCGGCTGCTCGTCGGGCTCCCCGGACAGGTGCAGCTCCCCGGAGCGTACCGAGGCCATCAGGTCGGTCGGCCGCTCCGCCACCGGGAGCCGGTCGAGGCGGTCCACGATCTCCCGCCCGTCGAGCCCCGCCAGCCCGTACGCGGCCAGGAGCGAGTCGGCGGACGAGTCCGCTGGGGCGGTGACCCCCGGGGCGGCCCGGCCCGCGGCATCATCTTCCGAGTCAGCGGCGCCGCAGCCGGCGAGCGCCAGGATCGCGATGGCCGCGATCGTCAGAGTTCTCTGCACCGTCATGCCGGAGATTCTGCTGCCTCGGAAACGGCGTCGCGTAGGGCACTAGGGCCCATCGAGGTCCTCTCCTACGACCTGCAGGTCGGCGTCGAGGTGGAAGGTGGCCTCGTACGGCTCGCCGGAGCCGAGCACCACCGGACCGAAGAACCGCAGGTCCGGGCCGGGCATCGGGATCTGCTGCCAGCCATCGGTCGGCCACCACCGCAGCTGACCCTCCCGGCCGTCGCTGACCACCTCGCCCTCGAAGTCGTCGACCAGGTAGGCGAAGAGGAGATACTGGTGGTCAACCAACGGAGAGAACTCGGTGATCACGCCCCGGAGCACCGCCCGGTTGGCCCATAGGCCGGTCTCCTCGCGCAGCTCCCGTACCGCCGCCTCGGCCGGGGACTCGCCCGGCTCCACTTTCCCTCCTGGCCCGGTCCAGTAGCCGGGGTACGGGCGCTTGACTCGTTCGATGAGGAGCACCTCCCCGTCGCGTACGCAGTAGATCAGGGTGACGAGTTTCGGCGGCGGCAGCGGTGTGGGTGGGTTCGCGGAGGTCTCGATCACGCCCCGGACCGTACCCGGGGCGATCGGGGCCGGCGAGCCAATTGCCGACCGGCCCGGCGGGGCGTTACGGCTGGCGCAGTGCTTCGGCGAGGTCGGCGGCGAGTAGCTCCGCCTGCCATGAGCGGGCGCCGTAGCCGGCCAACGCCGCGCTGACCGCCGCCAGGCTGAGCTCTTCCGGCGGTCGCCAGGCCAGCCGCCGGATGTGATCGGGGCTGATCAGATTTTCCGGGGGGAGGGCGTTCGCCGCCGCGACCTCGGTGACCACCTGCCGGCACCGGCCGAGCCGGGCCGCGGCCGCCGGGTCGCGCTCCGCCCACCGGTGGGGTGGCGGCGGGCCCTCCTGCGGCGGTGGGGTCGGCAGTTGGTCGGCGGGCAGCTCCCGGGCTTCGGTGAGCGCCGCCAACCAGGTGCGGGCGAGTCGCCGCACCGACCGGCCGCCGAAGCCGGGGATCGCCAGCAGCGCCCGCTCGTCCGGCGGGTCGATGTCGGCCGCGGCGACGATGGCGCTGTCGGGTAGCACCCGGCCCGGGGCGGCGTCGCGTCGGGCGGCGATTGCGTCCCGGGCGTACCAGAGCGCACGGACTCGGGCGAGCGCCCGCTGGCCGCGGACCCGGTGGATGCCGGAGGTACGCCGCCAGGGGTCCGGCCGGGGCCGCGGCGGTGCGGCGCCGGAGGCGGCGAGTGCAGCGAACTCCTGTTCGGCCCAGCCCGCCTTGCCCTGGCGGTCGAGTTCGGCGGCGAGCAGATCCCGCAGCGGTACGAGCAGCTCGACGTCGAGCGCGGCGTAGGCGAGCCAGGTCTCCGGCAGTGGTCGGGTGGACCAGTCGGCGGCGGAGTGGTGCTTGTCGAGTGTGTAACCGAGGAGCTGCTCGGTCAGCGCCGCCAGACCAACTCGCTCAAATCCGGCGAGTCGGGCGGCGAGTTCGGTGTCGAAGAGCCGCTGCGGTCGCAGCTCCAACTCCGCGAGGCAGGGCAGATCTTGGCTCGCCGCGTGTAGAACCCACTCGGCGTCGCCGATCCGTTCACTGAGTTCGCGCAGGTCAGCAAAGGGGAGCGGGTCGATCAGGACGGTCCCGGCACCCGCTCGACGCAACTGCACCAGATACGCGCGTTGACTGTAGCGGTAACCTGAAGCTCGCTCAGCGTCAACCGCCACCGGTCCGACCCCGCCGGCGAGTGCATCGATCGCCGTATCGAGGTCGGCCGGTGTCGTCACCGGTTCGGGCGTCCCATCACGTGGCGCGGTCAACGGTACGGGCACCTGGAAACTGTACGGTGTTCCGCCGGAGCCGGCGGCACAGGTGGTGGGTTGCGCCAGTGTGGTTACCTTGGACCAGAGTGTCCCCGGCACAGAAGGGCGTACGACGATGAACCAGTGGAGCCAGCCGGCCGGCCGGGCCAGCGCGCCCACGGGTCAACCGCCCGCGCAGTATCCCCCCGCGCCCGGCGCGTACCCGACAGCTCCCGCCCCGCCGCCGTATCAGCGCGCGCCGATCTCGCAGGTGGCGCCCGGTTCTGCGGCGCCCGCGTCGCCGGCGGCCGCGCCCGCGTCGCCGCCGCCCTCGCCGGCCGGGCAGCGTCGTGGCTGGCCGGGTCTGGTGGCGCTGATTCTGGTGGGGGTGCTCACGCTGGCGGTGGGCTTCCAGACTTGGCAGGTGCACAGCGTCTCGGAGGATCTCAACCGGGCTACCGACCGGCTCGACGAGCTCTCCCAGGGCCAGGCCTATGGTGGCGAGCGGATGGACGCGCTGGAGGACCGGGCCGGCGAGCTGGAGCGGATCGCCGGTGAGGTCTTCGACTCGGAGGCGGTGGCCGCCGCGGTGTTGCCGAGCGTGTTCATGGTGGTCGCGGGACAGTTCAGCGGGACCGCCTTCGCGATGGGCCCGAGCGAAGACGGTGGCGCCACCAACCTTTTCACGAACTACCACGTGATCGAGGAGACCTGGGAGCGTGGCGACAACCGGGTCACGCTCCAGCGCACCAATCAGAGCTACCCGGCCGAGATCGTCGATGTGGAGCCCGGTAACGACGTCGCCTGGCTGCGCACTGACAGTTCGTTCCCCGGATTGTCACCGGCTAGCGAGGATGTTCGAGCCGGTCAGCCGATTATCGCGGTAGGCGCGCCGCAGGGTCTGACCGATACAGTCACCAGCGGTGTGGTCAGCACACCGGCCCAACGCCTGTCGGATGGTTCTGGTCCCTGGATTCAGTTCGACGCGGCCATCAACCCGGGCAACTCCGGTGGGCCGGTGATCAACTCAACCCAGGAGGTGGTCGGTATCGCGACCGCCAAGGGGCGGGAGACTGAGGGGATCGGTTTCGCGGTTCCGATCGAGGTCGCGTGCGACCTGTTCGACATTTGCTGATCGCCGGGCACGGCGGCAAGTGAAGATGTTTGTCATGAATGGAGAGACTGGTGTCCCACCCCGACCACGCGGCTGATCCTCCTGCTCGCGGTACAGCCCGCCCGCCGTCGCCACCTCCTTCGGCGGACAGTCCGCCCCCGCAGTCCTCACCTCCAGCGCAGCCGGCCGGCGGCTGGCAGCCAGGGCAGCCGCCGGGGCAGCCGCCCGCCCAACAGCCGGGTTATCCGCCGCCGGGCCAGCAGCCCCCGCCGCCCGGTCAGCCCCCGCCGCCGGGCCAGCAGCCGCCCGGGCAGCAGCCCCCGTCGGAGTGGGCACCGCCCGCTTCGCCGGCTGCGGCCCCGGCGTCACCGCCCGCGGGCCCGCCGACCCAGCCCGCCTACCCGATGGCGATGGAGCCGCCGGACTATCCGGCCGCGGGCACGCCCTCCGGCCCGCCCGGTGCCGTACCCGGGGGTCCGCCCGGGCCGTTCGTACCGGCCACCGTGCCTGGCCAGCCGGTCGGTGGCCACGACCAGGCCCCGCCGCCGGCGTTCGTCGGCGGCGGGCCGGTGCCTCCGGGCACTGACCCGTGGCAGCAGAACCAGCCTGGTGCGAAGCCCGCCGGGGGCAGAGGCGGCATGGTCGGCATGATCATCGTGTCGTCGGTGGCCGTGGTCCTGCTCGGCGTGGCCGGTGTGATGGGCTACCTGTGGTGGGACACCAGCAACGAGCTGGACGACACCCGCAGCGAGCTCACCGCCGAGGTCGAGCAGCTCAACGGGACGGTCGACGAGCGCGACGACGAGATTGACCGGATCAGCGACGAGTTGCAGGGCATCCAGGACCAGCTCACCGACGCGGAGACCCAGCTAGAGGGCACCGAAAACATGGTCGAGCTGCTCGAAGAGCAGCAGGAGACGGTTCGGGACTGCATCCTGCTCTCCGCCGAGATCAACTTGATTATCGATGAGGGTGACACGCCCTCGAGCTCGTTGCTCCAGGCCCACGAGGAAGTCTGCGACGAGGCGCTGGACATCCTCGGCCTCTGAGCCGGTGTCAACCGCCGGTCAGCGGGGTGAGTCGCCCAGTCAGGGCGCTCACCCCCGGCGGGGGCAGCCCCGCGGCGGAGGCCAGCAACGCGCACCACGCCGAGAAATGCCGATCCAGCCCGCCGCCGACCGGAGTCCACGAGGCCCGGATCTCCAGATCGGCGGCGGGTGGCGGGCCGGTCAGGTCACCGAATCGGGTAGAGATCGTCTGCGTCACGGTGCCGGCCAGCGCGGTGTAGTTCGGTGCCCGACCGGCCAGCGCGTCGGTGAGCCAACTCCACCCCACCTCGGGCAGCAGCTGGTCCGCGGCCAGGTCTGGTTCCAGCTCCGCGGTGACGTAGGTGACCAGCCGGAACTCGCCCTGCCAGGCCACCTGACCGGCCGGGTCGTAGAGCAGGATCAACCGTCCGGACGCTACCTCCGCCGCCGCCGGTGGGCGCACCGCCGCCCCCAACGCGTACGTGTAGGGGGCCAGCTTCTGCGGCGCCGGCAGTTCGGTGATGGTGATCTCCGACCGGGCGGGGACCGACCCGAGCGCCGCCACCGCAGCCGAGAAGGTGTCGGGGACCACGGCCGAGGGTGCCATGCCCCGAGCCTAGGCGGTGACCGCGTACCCGGCGGTCACCGACGCGGTCCTCGGCGCGGCGGCTGCGGTACCGTCGCGGTGGCTAGTTCGAAGGCCCTACCCCGCGCCGCCGAACGGAGGGTGCCAAGGTGACCGTACCGTCCGCCTTTCTGCTTGGCTGGGCAGTGTTCCTCGCCGCCTCGGTGCTGCTGTTTGTGCTTATGGGCGTCATCGCCTGGGCGCAGCACCGTCGGGAGGTGCCGAGCCGAGCCCGGCGCCTGGCCGAGGCGGCGGAGTGGG carries:
- a CDS encoding S1C family serine protease; protein product: MNQWSQPAGRASAPTGQPPAQYPPAPGAYPTAPAPPPYQRAPISQVAPGSAAPASPAAAPASPPPSPAGQRRGWPGLVALILVGVLTLAVGFQTWQVHSVSEDLNRATDRLDELSQGQAYGGERMDALEDRAGELERIAGEVFDSEAVAAAVLPSVFMVVAGQFSGTAFAMGPSEDGGATNLFTNYHVIEETWERGDNRVTLQRTNQSYPAEIVDVEPGNDVAWLRTDSSFPGLSPASEDVRAGQPIIAVGAPQGLTDTVTSGVVSTPAQRLSDGSGPWIQFDAAINPGNSGGPVINSTQEVVGIATAKGRETEGIGFAVPIEVACDLFDIC
- the mscL gene encoding large conductance mechanosensitive channel protein MscL, with product MIKGFRDFIVRGNVVDLAVGFVMGVAFTAVVTQFTESFLEPLIRVLSGGEGIGAGAVEIRGVPFDWAAFVNALIAFILTAATLYFLVVLPMNKLAERRKRGVEEPASPPSDEAALLTEIRDLLAAQAAQPGRAPVTPPDPRRR
- a CDS encoding NUDIX hydrolase gives rise to the protein MIETSANPPTPLPPPKLVTLIYCVRDGEVLLIERVKRPYPGYWTGPGGKVEPGESPAEAAVRELREETGLWANRAVLRGVITEFSPLVDHQYLLFAYLVDDFEGEVVSDGREGQLRWWPTDGWQQIPMPGPDLRFFGPVVLGSGEPYEATFHLDADLQVVGEDLDGP
- a CDS encoding CueP family metal-binding protein, coding for MTVQRTLTIAAIAILALAGCGAADSEDDAAGRAAPGVTAPADSSADSLLAAYGLAGLDGREIVDRLDRLPVAERPTDLMASVRSGELHLSGEPDEQPAVVALPTDEFYLSVAPYVDHTHDCYFHSLTTCLGELAGEQLAVTITDLDTGEVLVNEVTEVYDNGFVGFWLPSGIDATIEIEHDGRAGTEQIATGPEDPTCLTTLQLA
- a CDS encoding HRDC domain-containing protein encodes the protein MPVPLTAPRDGTPEPVTTPADLDTAIDALAGGVGPVAVDAERASGYRYSQRAYLVQLRRAGAGTVLIDPLPFADLRELSERIGDAEWVLHAASQDLPCLAELELRPQRLFDTELAARLAGFERVGLAALTEQLLGYTLDKHHSAADWSTRPLPETWLAYAALDVELLVPLRDLLAAELDRQGKAGWAEQEFAALAASGAAPPRPRPDPWRRTSGIHRVRGQRALARVRALWYARDAIAARRDAAPGRVLPDSAIVAAADIDPPDERALLAIPGFGGRSVRRLARTWLAALTEARELPADQLPTPPPQEGPPPPHRWAERDPAAAARLGRCRQVVTEVAAANALPPENLISPDHIRRLAWRPPEELSLAAVSAALAGYGARSWQAELLAADLAEALRQP
- a CDS encoding DUF3000 domain-containing protein, whose protein sequence is MAPSAVVPDTFSAAVAALGSVPARSEITITELPAPQKLAPYTYALGAAVRPPAAAEVASGRLILLYDPAGQVAWQGEFRLVTYVTAELEPDLAADQLLPEVGWSWLTDALAGRAPNYTALAGTVTQTISTRFGDLTGPPPAADLEIRASWTPVGGGLDRHFSAWCALLASAAGLPPPGVSALTGRLTPLTGG
- a CDS encoding NUDIX hydrolase, whose amino-acid sequence is MTEAHVRSTLDAYLDRHPADEARLEPLRQLLDSGADLTSRVEFRGHATAGAVLTDPIGRILQVHHLALSRWLLPGGHLEAADGSLSAAALRELVEETGIDPNSVCLISDVPVDIDIHFIPSSQAKGEPGHQHIDFRFRFHTFGDVGLLQSEEITAVAWRRPADLAATGPDLARLLVRCADHGGGGCAGQPPAG